The following proteins are co-located in the Spirosoma montaniterrae genome:
- a CDS encoding LuxR C-terminal-related transcriptional regulator yields MADKLNLSVETVKTHRKNIAHKAGTKGKAEFRLLLRRLEQEAVL; encoded by the coding sequence ATTGCCGACAAACTAAACCTGAGCGTTGAGACGGTGAAGACGCACCGCAAGAATATAGCCCACAAAGCCGGAACGAAAGGTAAGGCCGAGTTCCGGCTTCTGCTGCGTCGGCTGGAGCAGGAAGCCGTATTGTGA